The sequence GCAGATCGGACTGCTCGGCCTGGGCAAGATGGGCGGCGGCATGGCGCTGCGCCTGGTACGCGGTGGGCACCAGGTCGTCGGAGCGGACCTGTCCGCCGCTTCCCGCGAGCGCGCCGAGGCGGTCGGGGCGAAGGCGGTCGGCTCGCTGCGCGAGCTGGTCTCCGAGCTCGCCGCACCCCGGATCGTGTGGGTGATGCTCCCTCCGGGCGACCTGACCCGCGCAGCCGTCGATGAGCTCGCCGCGATGCTCGAGCCCGGCGATCTGGTCGTGGACGGCGGCAACAGCGACTTCCGCGACGCCCCGCACCACGCCGCCACCCTCGGCGCACGCGACATCCGGTTCGCCGATGTCGGCACCAGCGGTGGCCAGTGGGGCTGGCAGAACGGCTACGGCCTGATGGTCGGGGCCGATGACGCCACCTACGCCGAGCTCGTACCGTTCCTCGACGCCCTCGCCGCCGAGAACGGCTATTCCCTGGTCGGCGGCGTCGGCGCGGGCCATCTGGTGAAAGCGATCCACAACGGGGTCCAATACGGCGTGCTGCAGGCCTATGCAGAGGGGTTCGCCCTCCTCGAAGGTCACCCTGAGGTCGACACGCTGGCCGCTATGTCCGCGTGGCAGGGAGGGAGCTCCATCCGCTCCTGGCTGCTCGAGCAGACCGTCGAAGCGCTGCGCGAGAACCCGACCCTCGACGGGGTCGATAGCCGGGTGTCCGACTCCGGGATGGGTCGATGGACCGCCGAGGAGGCCATCCGTCTCGCCATCCCGACGCCGGTCCTCACCGCGGGCCTGCAGGCCCGCTTCGCGAGCCGTGCCGACAGCGCGCAGCAGAGGCTGCTGGTCGCCGCCCGTGGTCGCATCGGAGGACAGAAGTCGTGACCGTGAAGCAGAACGCGGAGGCCGCGGTCGCGGAGCTGGCCGCCCTCGTGGCAGCGCTCGACGATGCGCAACTCGATGCCGCCGCACAGATCGTCGCGGACGCGCCGCGGCTCTTCTTCACCGGCATCGGGCGCTCCGGCCTGTCGGCACGTGCGGTGGCGATGCGCCTCATGCACATCGGGAAAGAACTCTACGTGGTCGGCGACGTGGCCACGCCGGC is a genomic window of Agromyces protaetiae containing:
- a CDS encoding NADP-dependent phosphogluconate dehydrogenase → MQIGLLGLGKMGGGMALRLVRGGHQVVGADLSAASRERAEAVGAKAVGSLRELVSELAAPRIVWVMLPPGDLTRAAVDELAAMLEPGDLVVDGGNSDFRDAPHHAATLGARDIRFADVGTSGGQWGWQNGYGLMVGADDATYAELVPFLDALAAENGYSLVGGVGAGHLVKAIHNGVQYGVLQAYAEGFALLEGHPEVDTLAAMSAWQGGSSIRSWLLEQTVEALRENPTLDGVDSRVSDSGMGRWTAEEAIRLAIPTPVLTAGLQARFASRADSAQQRLLVAARGRIGGQKS